A single region of the Plasmodium malariae genome assembly, chromosome: 7 genome encodes:
- the PmUG01_07042600 gene encoding uncharacterized protein, giving the protein MNRNHKNSADEDSLSKKKYVESINESEEKKNNLNSESDFSSEFEFNYKKQIIDSFELKNKGLFKLSLGKKVHSKSNFINDNENAKDNIQNEKYSKNYYSKSKMPQQPVFLAKDKTGFFCDDKDEIITKLKREITLLTNKFEEKLINIKNIQKDNFHLEQMYKNKYYLDIKKEKNRIVEMRSENDELLRKLDCYNKYFQKLKKKIKCLLRNTLTLVEHFGTSENVKFLFKNVKDITLLMQSIKYKKFRKIKNTTKEECGKAKNQNLGNVKNGNTKEKRNPIKILHRIINPCDKNCDIPLKYTPKKKDKIPNLCTNEEIYLPNGSILKYRKRINNQNKETNNLRIPKNNSFGSNKYSLRKIYNTNLENRQIENSVNSKKKRTITNFTVRMKNISAENSDNLLTLLRKTRKIKYLLRNSFNITYNKKKNYQKGNLNDESYNNNNFDPIESGEHVLLSNYRGSIKHNSLYEREHIAL; this is encoded by the coding sequence ATGAACAGGAATCATAAAAATTCAGCTGATGAAGATtcattaagtaaaaaaaaatatgtagaaTCAATAAATGAatcagaagaaaaaaaaaataatttgaatagTGAATCAGATTTTAGCTCAGAATTTGaatttaattacaaaaaacaaattatcgACAGCTTtgaactaaaaaataaaggactGTTTAAACTTTCTCTAGGCAAAAAAGTTCATTCTAaatcaaattttattaatgataatgaaaatgctaaagataatatacaaaacgaaaaatattcgaaaaattattattcaaaaagtaaaatgCCACAACAACCTGTGTTTTTAGCGAAAGATAAAACAGGGTTTTTTTGTGATGACAAGGATGAAATAATaactaaattaaaaagagagATAACCCTATTAACCAACAAGtttgaagaaaaattaattaatataaagaacATTCAAAAAGATAACTTTCACCTAGaacaaatgtataaaaataagtattatttagatataaaaaaagaaaaaaatagaatagtAGAAATGCGTTCTGAAAATGATGAGTTGCTAAGGAAACTCgattgttataataaatattttcaaaagttaaaaaaaaaaattaaatgtctTCTTAGGAATACTCTCACTCTTGTTGAGCACTTTGGAACTagtgaaaatgtaaaattctTATTTAAGAATGTGAAGGATATTACATTACTAATGCAGTCTATAAAATACAAGAAATTCCGAAAAATTAAGAACACAACAAAAGAAGAATGTGGGAAAGCGAAAAATCAAAATTTgggaaatgtaaaaaatggtaatacaaaagagaaaaggaatcccataaaaatattacatagaATAATAAATCCTTGTGATAAAAATTGCGATATCCCCTTAAAATATACacctaaaaaaaaagataaaataccAAATCTATGTACTAATGaagaaatttatttaccGAATGGttcaattttaaaatatcgtaaaaggataaataatcaaaataaGGAAACAAATAACCTTCGAATTCCAAAAAATAACTCCTTCGGAAGCAATAAATATAGTTTAAGGAAAATTTACAATACAAATTTGGAAAATAGACAAATCGAAAATAGcgtaaattcaaaaaaaaaaagaactatAACAAATTTCACAGtaagaatgaaaaatatatctgCTGAAAATTCTGATAACCTATTAactttattaagaaaaacaagaaaaattaaatatttattaagaaattcttttaacattacatataataaaaaaaagaattaccAAAAAGGAAATTTAAACGATGaaagttataataataacaattttgACCCAATTGAGAGTGGAGAACATGTATTGCTAAGCAACTATAGAGGCTCTATTAAGCACAATTCTTTATATGAGCGGGAACATATAGCATTATAA